AGGCTGGGCCTGACTTACCTCTTCATCACGCACGACCTGGCCGTTGTTCGCCAGATTGCGCACAACGTGGTGGTCATGAAAACAGGAAAAGTGGTTGAAACCGGCAGCGTGGAGCAGGTCTTCATGGCACCCTCGGCCGATTACACCAGAGAGCTACTTGGAGCGATACCCGGTGCAGCCTTCGCTAGCTAGCGGCGATCCCACCCCACGGGCCCGCGTCCAGGACGAGATCCGGCGGGACATCATCTTCGGGAAGCTCCCCGCCGGGACACGGATCACGGAAGCGTCCCTGGCCGCGAAATACGGGATCTCCCGGGTTCCGGTGCGCGAGGCGCTGCGGGCCCTTGAGGTGGAGGGCTTCGTTGAGTCAAAGCCCTTCGCCGGGTCCACGGTGTCAGAGATACCGGTGGACGACGCCGACGACCTCTTCGCCGTGCGCGAGGCCCTGGAGGCGGCCACCGCCCGCCGGGCTGCCCGGCGGGCTGCGGCCCAATTCTCAGCGGGAGGTCCGGATAACCAGTGGTGGGAGACGCGGCGGGAACTGGCCGCAATCCTGGACGAGGGCGATGAAGCGGTGGCAAGCGGGCAGGTGGAGCTCCTGCCCGAGCTGAACATCCGGTTCCACCTGGGGGTCGCTGAACTCAGCCGCAGCGCGTCCCTCACCGCGCTGCTCCGCCAGATTTCCGGCAAGATCGAGTGGCTCTACGCCTCCGACGTGGACTCCCGCGGCATACGATCCTGGGCCGAGCACCGGGGCATCATGGCAGCGATCGACGCCGGCAACTCCGAGGCAGCCGAGCAGGGGATGGCCGCACACGTCCACGGGTCCCGGTCCGGATACCTGAGCCGGTTTACGGAGAAGGATGTGCCACCCGCGACGCCGATGGAGCCGTCAGGCGGCCAGCCCGCGGATACTAGGGCCTGATTCCGGGGGTGAGCATAGCGAGGCAGCTGCACATTCGTGCAGCTGCCTGTGGGAGGCCGACCAACGCCGGGGCCTACGAAAACTACCTACTCACCAGTAACAACGCTGTGCTATGGGTCACAATGCAGCGGTTACGGCCTCACCTCTCCGCACCCTTTCTTGCCGCACATCCGTGCACTTCCGCTGCGGAGGAGCGGCAGCGCTGCCAGCATGGAAAACCCCGGCCGGAACTGATGGACACCCCAAGACCATCAGCTCGGGCCGCCCTAAAGACAGATGAACAAAGAGGTTTCCATGTCGTTCCTTTCCCGGGCCCTGTCCGTCGCCGCCGCTGCAGTCCTGGCCTCATCCCTGGTTGCAGTCCCCGCCCACGCCGTCGATA
This window of the Pseudarthrobacter defluvii genome carries:
- a CDS encoding GntR family transcriptional regulator, with the translated sequence MQPSLASGDPTPRARVQDEIRRDIIFGKLPAGTRITEASLAAKYGISRVPVREALRALEVEGFVESKPFAGSTVSEIPVDDADDLFAVREALEAATARRAARRAAAQFSAGGPDNQWWETRRELAAILDEGDEAVASGQVELLPELNIRFHLGVAELSRSASLTALLRQISGKIEWLYASDVDSRGIRSWAEHRGIMAAIDAGNSEAAEQGMAAHVHGSRSGYLSRFTEKDVPPATPMEPSGGQPADTRA